DNA sequence from the Anaerohalosphaeraceae bacterium genome:
CATTTGCTTTTCTCTTTCGGTGCCTTTTTTCTTTCCTTTCCTAATCCGTGTCATCCGTGAAATCCGTGGTTAATTTATTCGGATGTTCAATTTCGGATTTCGAGTTTCGGATTTCGGGGCTTTTTAGACTGACGAAGTCTGGTCTCTAGTTCCTGCATTGTTTTGCAAAGAGTAAGGTTTTGAGACGGCCCTATTGACATTTTTCTTAAAACCCTTTATTTTTGTACCGCACGAACCCCAAAGAAGGATTTCTGGAATGCTTACACTAGTAATGACTGTTGGTACTGGCCGTACAGGCAGAGATATTGCAGAGGCACTCGTTTTTTCAATCAAGAGACACCAGCCGCAGAAAGTGATTTTATTTTGCTCCCCTAAAACAGCCGACCAAACCTTACCTTTTATTGAGGAAGCCCTGAACTCAATCGAAGTTCCCTTTCAGCCCTATACAATAGGCAATGAAGACAACGTAGAGTTTTTGTATAATGAATACCTGAAGATTCTCAGGCAAATTGCTCCTGAAGAAGAAATCGCTGCCGATTTTACAAGCGGTACCAAAGCCATGAGTGCCGCATTGTTTGCCGCCGCTGTCACGTTCGGCGTGAAACAGGTCAGCTACATTACCGGGCCACGGGATCAGACCGGCCGAGTAGAGGTTTCTACCGATGTGCTGGTATTGCACCCGGCTCAGATTTATGCCCGCCAAAACCTTCAGCGGGCTATGCTGCTGTTTAATCATGGGGAATTTGAGGCAGCTGCTCATCTGGCGGAAGAGTACACCCGAAAAGTCGATATCAGTGAAGATATTCAAATGCTGGCTCGTGACCTTGTACTTCTGGCCAAGGCATACGGCAGCTGGGAACGTTTCTGCTGGCAGTCGGCAACCTCTGAGCTTAGAGCAGCAGCCAAAGATTCTTCGGAACTGAAAAAGATGTTGGATGTCGAGCAGATAAAACTCTCTGCAAAATTCTGTGAAAGTGTTCATCAAAACGAATGGTCTTCTCAGCGACTTTATGATCTGTTTGCCAATGCCAAACGTCGTTTTAAACAAGGCCGTTATGACGACGCCCTTTCGCGTCTTTATCGTGCGTTCGAATACCTACTCCAATTCAGACTGTTCACACAATATAATGTCAAAACATCTTCAGTAACGCTTGAACAGCTGGAGGCAATGAATATTCCGGAGGACTTTATCAAACGCCTCTCCTTTTCCTCCCGTAGAGACAAAGAGAAACCATCAGCGAAACTCGGGTTGTATCACGCTCTGGAACTCTTATGTCGTCTTCAGGATGACTGGGCACACTTTCTTCAGCCGCTTTATTTTAAGGACGGTGATTTCAAGAAGCCGCAAGGCCCGCTCGCTCAATCTCTGGAAAAAAGAAACCGTTCCTGGCTGGCCCACGGTACTCAGCCCGCTAAAAAAGAGGAAGTGCAGGAGTTGCTGAAAACGCTGGAGACATTACTGATGGAGCATATTTTAAATCAAGAGGAGAAACAAAACTTTCCGCAAGCTGTACAGTTTATCCAGCTACCGGTTTAACGGAGAACTCCACGCCTTATAATTTGACTTCTAACCTGCGGATTGGGAATCCGGCGTTTTGTCCGACTGAGCTTCAGTTGCTGAATTCAGATGGCAATTTCTCCGCCTTGAGTTATTCAGAGAAAAGTCACCGCCTGGTTGATTATAAACGTTGCCGGTCTCACCGGTTTCAGCCTTGTTTGTCTACTGGTTTATAGCTGATGGAGCATTTCAAGCTGTGAACTGCCCGAAAAACCGGCGGAATTTTTTTGGTGCCGTCGACGCTGCTTTTGGTTTATAATACCTCCTTTGGACCCCGCGTTGGGGAGTCATTGCAAGGATTGTTCCCGCTGCGAATCTTGTTACAAAGCCGGCGGAGAACAGCCGGAGGAACGAATTTGGCGAATCAATTGTCGATGAAGGCCCAGCTGCTGACTGGGATTGAGCGAATCGAAATGGCGGAAGTGCCCCGTCCGACGCTCCGCGGACCAAGGGATGTTCTGGTTCGCGTGCGGGCGGTCGGGGTGTGCGGCAGCGATGTGCATTATTACGAAACCGGCCGAATCGGCAGCCAGGTGGTCGAGTTCCCGTTTGTGGTCGGCCACGAATGCGCCGGCACCGTGGAGCAGGTCGGGCCGGAGGTTCGGCGTGTGCGGCCGGGGCAGGCGGTTGCCGTGGACCCGCTGATTGCCTGCGGGCGGTGTGATCAGTGCCGGCAGGGACGCATCAATACCTGCCGAAACCAGAAATTTTTGGGCTGCCCGGGGCAGGTTTCCGGCTGCCTTTGCGAATATATCGTGATGCCGGAGGACAGCTGCTTTCCGACAGAGAACAAAATTACCCTCGAGCAGGCGGTTTTGTGCGAACCGCTGGCTATCGGGATTTATGCGGTGCAGCAGGCCGGCTTGAAGGCGGGGGCACGCATTGCCATTCTTGGGTCCGGCCCTATCGGGCTGTCGGTGCTGGAGGCGGCCAAGGCGGCCGGCGTCGAGCGGATTTATGTAACGGACAAAATCGAGGCCCGCCTGAAGGCCGCGGAGCGGGCCGGGGCGATTTGGTACGGCAACCCGCTTGTTCAGGATATCCCCTCGTCAATCCTCCGGCACGAGCCGCTGGGGCTGGATGCGGTGTTTGAATGTGCTGGCCAGCAGCAGACGCTGGACCAGGGGGTGGACCTGCTGGCCCCCGGCGGGCGTCTGATGCTCGTGGGAATCCCCCGGGAGGAGCGCGTCAGTTTTGTTCCGGACCGGATGCGTCGGAAGGAGCTGACGCTGATCAATGTCCGCCGGCAGAATCACTGCACGCAGAAAGCGATTGACTGGGTGGCGGAAGGCCGCGTGAACGTCGATTATATGCTGACTCATCGGTTTTCGTTTGAGCAGACCCCATCGGCTTTTGAGCTTGTCTGCGACTATCGGGATGGGGTCATCAAGGCCCTCATTGAAGTATAACTGCGAGGAGTTTTTCAAAGGGAATGAAAAGCGCTTCGATTGTTGCCGTCGGAAATGAACTGCTGAACGGCCAGCGTGTCGATACGAACTCGAACTGGCTGCAGGGGCGGCTTTTGCGGCTGGGCTTTCAGACCTGTCGGGTCGTTTTGGTGCCGGATGATAAAGAGGCTATTGCCGCTGTTTTGGGTGAGGTTTCTCGGATAAGCGATGTGGTGATTCTAACGGGGGGATTGGGGCCGACGGCCGATGACCTGACGCGGTTTGCACTGGCAGAGTTTTTGGGCAGGCCTTTGGAGTTTCGAGCGGATATCTGGCAGACGATTGAAGCGTTTTTTGAGCGGCGTGGGCTGAAGACGGCGTCCACGAATCGGGTCCAGGCGTATCTGCCCTGCGGAGCAAAGGCCCTGGCGAATCCAAAGGGGACGGCATGCGGGATTGCGGCGGAGCATGAGGGCAAGCGGTATTTTTGTCTGCCGGGTGTGCCGGCCGAGATGATGTCGATGTTTGATGACAGTGTTTGTCCGGAACTGGTTGCTGACGGCCAAACAGACGTGATTGAGATGGGGAAAGTCCGCTGTTTTGGGGTTGGGGAATCCGTTATTGCGGAAAAACTGGGTGATTTGATGCGGCGAGACCGTAATCCGCAGATTAATACGACGGTTCAGGGTGGCGATGTGCTCCTGCATATTGTTGCGGCAGCGCCGGACCCTGACTCGACCCGACATCTGATTGAGGCCGATAAACGGCAGCTTTCCGAGCTGCTTGGGGATGCTGTTTATGGGTATGATGACCAGACTCTGCCGGAGGTTGTTGGGCGCCTGTTGAAAGCAAAACGATGGAAACTGGCCGTGGCCGAATCCTGTACAGGGGGGCTGCTGGCCAAGATGATTACGGATATTCCGGGCTCCAGCGAGTACTTTTGGGGCGGGTGGGTGACCTACAGCAATGAGGCCAAAATCCAGGATTTGGGGGTTCCAGAGGATTTCATTCAGCGATATGGTGCGGTCTCGGAGCCGGTTGCGGCGGCGATGGCTTCCGGAGCCGCCCAGCGAAGCGGGGTTGATGCCGCCCTAAGTATCAGCGGTATCGCCGGTCCGGAAGGCGGGACGCCCGAAAAACCGGTGGGGATGGTTTGTATCGGCCTCTTCATGCAGGGCCGGACAGAGGTCCAGACCTTCCGGTTTGCCCCCGTGGGACGAGAGGCAGTGCGTCAGCGTGCTTCTTTGACGGCTTTGAATTGGCTGCGATTGAAACTGAGGGTTTGACTGTTTCGAAAAAAGTTGTTATACTGAACTTTTCTGAACGTCGAAAGTAGTCTCAAACAGGGGAACTATGGCCAAAAGCGGCAGACATTTAGGCGAAATCCTATACGCCAAAGGGTGGGTGGACAAACCCAATCTCATTAAAGCCCTCAAGAAAGCCAAGGAGACGAACCGGCGTTTGGGCGAAACGCTTGTGGAGATGGGGCTTGCCACAGAAGACCAGATTATGCAGGCCTTGGCCCGTCAATTCGGGATGAATTATGTCGATTTAGATCAGGTTGATATCCCCTCCGATGTCCGCAGTCTGATTCCGGAAGAAATCATCAAAAAGCATCGTGTCCTTCCGCTGGGGAAGGAAAACGGCCGGCTGAAAATTATTATTCCGGACCCCATGAATTTGGAACTGCTGGACCTTCTGCGATTCCGGCTGGCTTCGGATTTGGAGTGCTATTTGGCCAGTCCGAGCAAGATTGATGCGTACATCAATCGCAAGATGGATGAGGTCCGCAGCAGCATTGATGCGACGGCGGCGGAGCTGGCGGAGGCCGGGCATGCTATCGAGGCGGAGGTGCGGCGGGCTCAGGCCTCTGAGGAGGATGAAGGACCGATTATCCGCCTGGTCAACCTGATTATCGACGAGGCGGTCAAGATGCGGGCCAGTGATATTCACATTGAGCCGATGGCCGACCGCGTGAGGATACGGTACCGCATTGATGGGGTCTGCATTGAACGGGACAACATTCCCAAGAACATGCAGGCGCCGCTTCTGGCTCGTATCAAGATTATGTCCGGGATGGATATCGGCGAGCGGCGGCTGCCGCAGGACGGGCGTATTAAAAGGCGGATTGACAATCAGGATATTGACTTCCGCGTGTCCTGTCTGCCGGGCTACCACGGGGAAAGCACCGTTCTGCGTATTCTGCGTCCGGATTCGGTGAATATCGGTATTCAGGCGATTGGTTTTGAGCCGGAAGATTATGAGCGGTTTATACGCATCATCAAACGGCCCAACGGTATTTTTCTTGTAACGGGGCCGACCGGAAGCGGAAAAACGACGACGCTGTATGCCGCCTTGCAGGAGCTGAACCGTCCGGACAAGAAAATCATCACGGCGGAAGACCCGGTGGAGTACAACATCAGCGGAATCAATCAGTGTCAGGTCCGAACGGAAATCGGATTGACGTTTGAAAAGATTCTGCGGTCGATGCTGCGTCAGTCGCCGAACATCATCCTGATCGGTGAAATTCGTGACGGTGTGGTGGCGGATATTGCGATTCAGGCGGCCCTTACAGGTCACCTTGTCTTCAGCACCCTTCACACCAATGATGCTCCCAGTGCCATTACCCGTCTGATTGATATGGGGGTCAAACCTTTCCTTGTGGCCAGTTCGGTGCAGGCGATTATGGCGCAGCGGCTGGTCCGAACCATCTGCAAGAACTGCAAAGTGATAGACGAGAAACCCGATCCGCATTATCTGCGGCTTTTGAGTATTACGCCGGAGGATCTCCGCAGGCACCCGATTTATAAAGGGGCCGGCTGCAGTCGATGCCAGGGAACGGGGTATCGGGGGCGAATTGCCATTTTTGAAATGATGGAAATGAACAGCCAGATTCGTGAGCTGGCGTTTCAAAAGGCGCCGACAACGGAGCTTCGAAAAGCGGCTCGGGCCAGCGGGATGAAGACCCTGCTGATGGACGGACGAATTAAGGTTTTCAAGGGTATTACAACACCGCAGGAAGTGTCGAATGTCACTCAGGCGGAAGGTCTTGTAATCGATACAGCATAGAGGATTTAGGGACAGAATTATGCCTTCACTGCATATTGACCGGTTGCTGGAAGCGTGTATTAAGATGGGCGGTTCGGACCTGCATTTGGTCGTGGGACGGCCTCCGGTGCTGCGAATCAGCGGTCGTCTTCGCTCTTTGGATACAAAAGTGCTGGAGCCGGAAGATACCGTAGCCCTGATGAAGAGCATCACGCCGGAGCGAAACCAGCAGGAACTGCAGGAAGTGGGGGGCACGGACTTTGGATTTGCTTTTGGGGATGCCGGACGGTTTCGTACGGCTGTTTTCCGTCAAAAAGGGCACATTTCGATGGTGCTTCGTTTGATCCCATCGGAACTGCTGACGTTTGAGCAGATTGGGCTGCCGAAGATTTGTGCGGCTTTGTGCCGGCGTCCGAGAGGACTGTTTTTGGTGACAGGTCCGACAGGTTCCGGAAAAACGACGACGCTGGCGAGCATGATTAATTATATTAACGAGAATCTGGACCTTCATATTATAACAATTGAAGAGCCGATTGAATATTACCACCAGCATAAGAAATCAATTATCAACCAGCGTGAGGTGGGAATTGATGTTCCGACGTTTGCGGAAGCCCTTCGCCGGTCGCTGCGTCAGGACCCGGATGTGATTCTGGTGGGTGAATTGCGGGATTTGGAAACGATGGAAGCGGCCATTACGGCGGCGGAAACCGGACACCTTGTGTTTGGAACTCTTCACACGACCGGCTGCCAAGGGACAGTGAACCGAATTATTGACGCATTTCCGGTCAGTCAGCAGGAGCAGATACGCGTCCAGTTAAGCACCAACCTGATTGCCGTGTTAAGTCAGGCCCTTTGTCCCCGCATACCGAAGGGACGAGTGGCGGCTTATGAGTTTATGGTAGTCACGCCGGCTATTTCAAACCTAATTCGTGAAAATAAGGTCTATCGTATTGAGTCGAGCATCCAGATTGGGAAAAAACTCGGGATGCAGCTGTTGGATGATCACCTGTGGGAATTGTGGAAAAGCGAGAAAATAAGTCTTGAAACGATGCTCGATTATGCGAGAAACCCAGGTGACCTTTTAGAAAAGGCCGAAAAAGAGATGGGAGTCTCGATGAAGGGCAAACTCAAAGGCAAGAGTCTGGAAGAAGAATATGGACCGGTCTTGAAGACATCATAAATGGTTGCTTTATTGCTTTTTTATTTGCCAGATGTCCATGTTTTTTATTTAAAGAAAATCCTTATTTTTTTGCATTTATCATTCCGGAATCTTTGGGTTTGTTTTCCATCGTTAAACGGGATTTTCCCATCATATCTTCGAAAATAGGCGGTTTTTTTCTTCTTGTCTGCCAGATGTCCAACTTAAAAAGTGTTTGAACTCGTATTTATAGGGTCGTATAATTTAAAAGGAGTCGATATTATCGGCTTTAAGGCGGAGATAACCGATGGCTAAGCTGCCTCCAGTACAAGAACTCAAGGGTAGGACATTAGGTCGAATTCTGATAAAAATGGGCCTGATAACTCGAGAACAGGTCCAAGAAGCCCTTCGGATTCAAAAGGAAAAAGGAGGGAAGGTCAGAATCGGTCAAATTTTTATTGAGATGGGTCTGATTAAAGAAAGGGACCTGTCTATCGCCTTAGCCGGCCAGCGGGGAATGGAGTATATAGACATAGATAGTCTTGATATTCCTCAGGAAGTTCTCAAGCAGATTCCGGCTCAAATGGCCAAAACCTATCGGATTCTCCCCATCGAATATGACAGCCGGCGTAATCACCTGACCGTTGCTCTCGACAGCCCGGACAACTTCCGGGCTACGGATGATTTGAGCACCCTGATGGGATTTACGGTCGAGGCCAAGGTCGCTGACCCCGATGCCCTGAATGCCGCCTTAAATAAATATTATGCAGAAGAAGATGAGAGTCTGACGGAGCTCATCGGCGAAATAGAAAGCGACAAGGGGCTGGCATCGCTTCAGGGGCGGGATGCGAGCATTGACCTGGATGAGCTGAAGGAGGCGGCGGATTCCACAGGGGTTAAGAAACTGCTGAACCTGGTGCTGCTGAAAGCGATTCAGG
Encoded proteins:
- a CDS encoding TIGR02710 family CRISPR-associated CARF protein, translating into MLTLVMTVGTGRTGRDIAEALVFSIKRHQPQKVILFCSPKTADQTLPFIEEALNSIEVPFQPYTIGNEDNVEFLYNEYLKILRQIAPEEEIAADFTSGTKAMSAALFAAAVTFGVKQVSYITGPRDQTGRVEVSTDVLVLHPAQIYARQNLQRAMLLFNHGEFEAAAHLAEEYTRKVDISEDIQMLARDLVLLAKAYGSWERFCWQSATSELRAAAKDSSELKKMLDVEQIKLSAKFCESVHQNEWSSQRLYDLFANAKRRFKQGRYDDALSRLYRAFEYLLQFRLFTQYNVKTSSVTLEQLEAMNIPEDFIKRLSFSSRRDKEKPSAKLGLYHALELLCRLQDDWAHFLQPLYFKDGDFKKPQGPLAQSLEKRNRSWLAHGTQPAKKEEVQELLKTLETLLMEHILNQEEKQNFPQAVQFIQLPV
- a CDS encoding alcohol dehydrogenase catalytic domain-containing protein codes for the protein MANQLSMKAQLLTGIERIEMAEVPRPTLRGPRDVLVRVRAVGVCGSDVHYYETGRIGSQVVEFPFVVGHECAGTVEQVGPEVRRVRPGQAVAVDPLIACGRCDQCRQGRINTCRNQKFLGCPGQVSGCLCEYIVMPEDSCFPTENKITLEQAVLCEPLAIGIYAVQQAGLKAGARIAILGSGPIGLSVLEAAKAAGVERIYVTDKIEARLKAAERAGAIWYGNPLVQDIPSSILRHEPLGLDAVFECAGQQQTLDQGVDLLAPGGRLMLVGIPREERVSFVPDRMRRKELTLINVRRQNHCTQKAIDWVAEGRVNVDYMLTHRFSFEQTPSAFELVCDYRDGVIKALIEV
- a CDS encoding competence/damage-inducible protein A translates to MKSASIVAVGNELLNGQRVDTNSNWLQGRLLRLGFQTCRVVLVPDDKEAIAAVLGEVSRISDVVILTGGLGPTADDLTRFALAEFLGRPLEFRADIWQTIEAFFERRGLKTASTNRVQAYLPCGAKALANPKGTACGIAAEHEGKRYFCLPGVPAEMMSMFDDSVCPELVADGQTDVIEMGKVRCFGVGESVIAEKLGDLMRRDRNPQINTTVQGGDVLLHIVAAAPDPDSTRHLIEADKRQLSELLGDAVYGYDDQTLPEVVGRLLKAKRWKLAVAESCTGGLLAKMITDIPGSSEYFWGGWVTYSNEAKIQDLGVPEDFIQRYGAVSEPVAAAMASGAAQRSGVDAALSISGIAGPEGGTPEKPVGMVCIGLFMQGRTEVQTFRFAPVGREAVRQRASLTALNWLRLKLRV
- a CDS encoding GspE/PulE family protein, encoding MAKSGRHLGEILYAKGWVDKPNLIKALKKAKETNRRLGETLVEMGLATEDQIMQALARQFGMNYVDLDQVDIPSDVRSLIPEEIIKKHRVLPLGKENGRLKIIIPDPMNLELLDLLRFRLASDLECYLASPSKIDAYINRKMDEVRSSIDATAAELAEAGHAIEAEVRRAQASEEDEGPIIRLVNLIIDEAVKMRASDIHIEPMADRVRIRYRIDGVCIERDNIPKNMQAPLLARIKIMSGMDIGERRLPQDGRIKRRIDNQDIDFRVSCLPGYHGESTVLRILRPDSVNIGIQAIGFEPEDYERFIRIIKRPNGIFLVTGPTGSGKTTTLYAALQELNRPDKKIITAEDPVEYNISGINQCQVRTEIGLTFEKILRSMLRQSPNIILIGEIRDGVVADIAIQAALTGHLVFSTLHTNDAPSAITRLIDMGVKPFLVASSVQAIMAQRLVRTICKNCKVIDEKPDPHYLRLLSITPEDLRRHPIYKGAGCSRCQGTGYRGRIAIFEMMEMNSQIRELAFQKAPTTELRKAARASGMKTLLMDGRIKVFKGITTPQEVSNVTQAEGLVIDTA
- a CDS encoding type IV pilus twitching motility protein PilT encodes the protein MPSLHIDRLLEACIKMGGSDLHLVVGRPPVLRISGRLRSLDTKVLEPEDTVALMKSITPERNQQELQEVGGTDFGFAFGDAGRFRTAVFRQKGHISMVLRLIPSELLTFEQIGLPKICAALCRRPRGLFLVTGPTGSGKTTTLASMINYINENLDLHIITIEEPIEYYHQHKKSIINQREVGIDVPTFAEALRRSLRQDPDVILVGELRDLETMEAAITAAETGHLVFGTLHTTGCQGTVNRIIDAFPVSQQEQIRVQLSTNLIAVLSQALCPRIPKGRVAAYEFMVVTPAISNLIRENKVYRIESSIQIGKKLGMQLLDDHLWELWKSEKISLETMLDYARNPGDLLEKAEKEMGVSMKGKLKGKSLEEEYGPVLKTS